From Arthrobacter citreus, one genomic window encodes:
- a CDS encoding ATP-grasp domain-containing protein — MRILFCSDPLDRNQVDFDYKKEYLVAQNMGIKTELIALENLLYFDDSKKSIHKVSISEEPEKAIYRGWMLTPNYYKMLYNALTKKNIYLVNTPEEYKHCHYLPESYSVIRDKTPKTTWILKEDIDENFNKIFDKVQTFGNNPIIIKDFVKSRKHDWVEACFIPKASDKENVEKTVKKFIELQGSELNEGIVFREFLNLEFLTKHHQSQMPLSKEFRVFFLNGKPISMLHYWDEGDYGKILPNLDSLLEIAQDIKSNFFTMDIAKVENGEWVIIELGDGQVSGLPDNADLGEFYLNIKND, encoded by the coding sequence TTGAGAATTTTATTTTGTAGTGATCCCTTAGATAGAAATCAAGTAGATTTTGATTACAAAAAAGAATATTTAGTAGCTCAAAATATGGGAATTAAAACAGAACTTATTGCATTAGAGAATTTATTATATTTTGATGATAGTAAAAAATCTATACATAAAGTTAGTATTAGTGAGGAACCCGAAAAAGCTATTTATCGTGGTTGGATGTTAACACCTAATTATTATAAAATGTTATACAATGCACTAACAAAGAAAAATATATATTTAGTAAATACACCAGAAGAATATAAACATTGTCACTATTTACCTGAATCCTATTCTGTTATAAGAGACAAAACACCCAAAACAACTTGGATTCTTAAAGAAGATATTGATGAAAATTTTAATAAAATTTTTGATAAAGTTCAAACCTTTGGAAACAATCCTATTATTATTAAAGACTTCGTGAAGTCCAGAAAGCACGATTGGGTAGAAGCTTGTTTTATTCCTAAAGCAAGTGACAAAGAGAATGTCGAGAAAACTGTAAAAAAATTTATTGAATTGCAAGGTTCCGAATTAAACGAAGGAATTGTTTTTAGAGAGTTTTTAAACTTAGAATTCTTAACGAAACATCATCAAAGTCAAATGCCTCTTTCTAAAGAGTTTCGTGTATTCTTTCTTAATGGAAAACCTATTAGTATGCTTCATTATTGGGATGAGGGGGATTACGGCAAAATTTTACCTAACTTAGACTCACTATTAGAAATTGCACAAGATATTAAAAGCAATTTCTTCACTATGGACATCGCTAAAGTGGAAAATGGAGAATGGGTAATCATTGAACTAGGAGATGGACAAGTATCTGGTTTACCGGATAATGCAGATTTAGGTGAATTTTATCTAAATATTAAAAATGATTAA
- a CDS encoding DUF3784 domain-containing protein yields MPEYIRYTIAALLFLFFCGLSFFIWQKKMLFLIAGYQEGQVQEKSKLARYYGIFFFIIGIESIFLPFSQNTTQIFMWLGILVFSVIAGGVFINLKVR; encoded by the coding sequence TTGCCAGAGTATATTAGGTATACCATCGCAGCTTTATTATTTCTATTTTTTTGTGGTCTTAGTTTTTTTATTTGGCAGAAGAAAATGTTGTTTCTAATTGCTGGGTACCAAGAAGGCCAAGTGCAGGAAAAGAGTAAATTAGCTCGATACTACGGAATATTTTTCTTTATCATAGGAATTGAATCGATATTTCTTCCTTTTTCTCAAAATACAACACAGATTTTTATGTGGTTGGGTATTCTTGTATTTTCTGTAATAGCTGGAGGAGTATTTATTAATTTGAAGGTTAGATGA
- a CDS encoding tyrosine-type recombinase/integrase, with product MLLSNAWKSYYNDKLIEGYSSTTLKAYRIQSTLLIKHFDDIEIAQITTDALKEYLVFVGEKLKPASLAHRVRFIKSLFRWAHEEGEIQSNPSSKLKEPKAGTRIPKFLTVKEIELLREACNTPREHAIIEFMYSSGCRIGEIVLINKNDINWTNHSVIVRGKGDKEREVYFNIRAEIWLFRYLNERHDEDPALFVTERAPRRLSIAQTRHMIKQVSLHAEFNKKISPHQLRHSYATHLMDNGAPIEVIQSLLGHEKSETTRIYAKLSGKQRQDQYCKYF from the coding sequence ATGTTATTATCAAATGCATGGAAAAGTTACTATAATGATAAGTTAATTGAAGGATACTCATCAACTACACTAAAAGCATATAGAATACAGTCAACACTCTTAATTAAACACTTCGATGATATTGAGATTGCTCAAATCACTACTGATGCTTTGAAAGAGTATCTTGTATTTGTTGGGGAAAAATTAAAACCTGCAAGTTTAGCACATCGAGTTCGTTTTATAAAATCCCTTTTCCGTTGGGCTCATGAAGAGGGTGAAATTCAAAGTAACCCTTCCTCAAAGCTTAAAGAACCAAAAGCTGGGACCAGAATTCCTAAATTCTTAACTGTTAAGGAAATTGAACTCCTTCGTGAAGCCTGCAATACTCCAAGAGAACATGCAATAATTGAGTTTATGTATTCATCAGGATGCCGTATCGGCGAAATTGTCTTAATAAATAAAAATGATATAAACTGGACAAATCACTCGGTAATAGTACGAGGAAAAGGTGATAAAGAAAGAGAAGTATACTTCAATATTCGAGCTGAAATTTGGTTATTTAGATACTTAAACGAACGACATGATGAAGATCCTGCATTATTTGTAACCGAAAGAGCTCCGCGTCGGTTAAGTATTGCTCAAACGCGTCATATGATTAAGCAGGTTTCTTTACATGCAGAGTTTAACAAAAAGATTTCACCTCACCAATTAAGGCATAGTTACGCAACTCATTTAATGGATAACGGGGCTCCAATTGAAGTAATCCAAAGTTTATTAGGTCACGAAAAAAGTGAAACAACACGAATATATGCGAAACTAAGTGGAAAGCAACGTCAAGATCAATATTGTAAATACTTTTAA
- a CDS encoding NUDIX domain-containing protein, which translates to MNWEESYIGKLRNLVGNQKLIVPSIRAIIEDQKGNILFIKRKGEGKWSLPAGSIELDESIFECLVREVKEETGLDVLSAKVISIYSNAKYGQKNKFGDEYQLFEFLFLVNEWNGSLVKTTEETNDAIFFKLDEIPQNTNEFWTLFHKEVIKDYKQFKNTEKLILK; encoded by the coding sequence ATGAATTGGGAAGAATCTTATATCGGGAAGCTTAGAAATCTTGTAGGTAATCAAAAGTTAATAGTTCCTTCAATTAGGGCAATTATAGAAGACCAGAAAGGAAACATCCTCTTTATTAAGAGAAAAGGCGAGGGGAAATGGAGTTTGCCTGCTGGTTCTATCGAATTAGATGAATCAATTTTTGAGTGTTTAGTTCGAGAAGTAAAAGAGGAAACAGGTTTAGATGTGCTTTCTGCAAAAGTGATTTCTATCTATTCTAATGCGAAATATGGTCAGAAAAATAAGTTTGGTGATGAGTACCAATTATTTGAATTCTTGTTCTTAGTTAATGAATGGAATGGTTCTTTGGTTAAAACTACTGAAGAAACTAATGATGCAATCTTTTTTAAATTAGACGAAATACCTCAAAACACGAATGAATTCTGGACATTATTTCATAAGGAAGTTATTAAAGACTATAAACAATTCAAAAACACTGAGAAATTAATTTTAAAATAA
- a CDS encoding NUDIX hydrolase, whose translation MTTNKDYICYIRGKVGHDLIFLNFAGGIVYNERNEILLQKRGDRNEWGFPGGAMELGESLEETAKREILEETGLNVEVEHLIGVYSKYSGEFPNGDKAQTITHFFQCKSIDGELTADGIETLDLKYFPIDQIPKLFTKQHNDALEDWLSKRKGVFK comes from the coding sequence ATGACTACAAATAAGGACTACATTTGTTATATTCGGGGAAAAGTAGGGCACGATTTAATATTTCTTAATTTTGCTGGAGGTATTGTTTATAACGAACGAAATGAAATTCTTTTACAAAAACGGGGAGATAGAAATGAGTGGGGTTTTCCAGGTGGTGCTATGGAACTTGGAGAATCTCTTGAAGAAACCGCTAAACGAGAAATACTTGAGGAGACTGGATTAAATGTTGAGGTCGAACATCTTATAGGTGTCTACTCTAAATATTCTGGTGAGTTTCCGAACGGAGATAAAGCTCAGACTATCACTCATTTTTTTCAATGCAAGTCAATTGATGGGGAACTTACCGCAGATGGTATTGAGACTTTAGATTTAAAATACTTCCCAATAGACCAAATACCGAAATTATTCACAAAACAACACAACGATGCCTTAGAAGATTGGCTTTCCAAAAGAAAAGGTGTATTTAAATAA
- a CDS encoding CPBP family intramembrane metalloprotease: MENKIWKIGTKRVWFYSFIWMIASFLVVSIGEFFLEETSSTVFALSMSDSYAVWYLVALELIFLLFVVPWMIKRQIWRANGLPSVQTIVHQTWKWIILISLFLTSEILIGTLSSPESIYATLIPTGFYYNPVVTTLFVIIVMPLFEEIVFRRLILGTFLDAKNKLWHLIGISISSFSFGAFYLNDLHDLRLYPFYVVYGILLSAAYLKTRRLYIPLLMHLMYNVLLHIIMFAH, encoded by the coding sequence ATGGAAAATAAAATTTGGAAAATTGGAACAAAAAGAGTTTGGTTTTATAGTTTCATATGGATGATCGCATCCTTTTTAGTGGTTTCAATTGGAGAATTCTTTTTAGAAGAAACTTCATCAACGGTTTTTGCCTTAAGTATGTCAGATAGTTATGCCGTATGGTATCTTGTTGCATTAGAACTCATTTTTTTACTATTCGTAGTCCCGTGGATGATAAAAAGACAGATTTGGAGAGCAAATGGGCTACCATCTGTGCAAACCATCGTTCACCAAACATGGAAATGGATTATTCTCATCAGTTTATTTCTGACAAGTGAGATCCTGATTGGAACCTTATCGTCACCCGAATCAATTTATGCCACCCTGATTCCAACTGGTTTTTATTATAATCCTGTCGTCACAACTTTGTTTGTAATTATTGTGATGCCATTATTTGAAGAAATCGTGTTTCGAAGACTCATTCTTGGTACATTTTTAGATGCAAAAAACAAGCTATGGCACTTGATTGGGATTAGTATCAGCAGTTTCAGTTTTGGAGCATTTTACCTAAACGATCTGCACGACCTGAGACTCTATCCATTTTACGTTGTGTACGGAATCCTTCTAAGTGCTGCCTATTTGAAAACGCGAAGATTATATATACCCTTGTTGATGCACCTAATGTACAACGTATTACTACATATAATCATGTTCGCCCATTAA
- the ltrA gene encoding group II intron reverse transcriptase/maturase, with product METKLLRIAEVAKSDPKMQFTSLAHLLDKQSLVQCHIELPHKKATGINGTTKEQYSDNLKENIEDLVRRLKSKSYRPVPVRRMYIPKLNSKKKRPLGIPEHEDKIVQKGVTKILNSIYEIDFLDCSFGFRPNRSCHDALKILNFYIEKRSVNYVVDVDIKGFFDNVDHKWMMEFLKLRIADPNLLRIIGRFLKGGYMEEGKKYKTDNGTPQGGVISPVLANVYLHYVLDLWFEKSVKKQCEGQAYLVRYADDYVCCFQFKNEAQEFFQSLKLRLKKFNLEIAEDKTKIIPFGRLAEKLGKHQGNGKPETFDFLGFTHYCGKSKQGKFRVKRKSSRKKVQSKVKESKEWLKKNRNNNIHIIMDRFKRSLIGYFNYYCITDNIPNVNIFKVKIENLVFKWLNRRSQRKSFKWEKFRLFLDKFPLPSPRIKVNIYDLRKEISYIM from the coding sequence ATGGAAACAAAACTACTAAGGATAGCAGAAGTAGCAAAATCTGATCCTAAAATGCAATTTACATCTCTTGCACATTTATTAGATAAGCAATCACTAGTTCAATGTCACATTGAATTACCACATAAGAAAGCAACTGGGATAAATGGCACAACTAAAGAACAATACAGTGATAATCTCAAAGAAAATATAGAGGATTTAGTAAGGAGACTTAAAAGCAAAAGCTATCGTCCTGTTCCAGTTAGGAGAATGTATATTCCGAAGCTCAATTCGAAGAAGAAAAGACCACTAGGTATACCGGAACATGAAGATAAGATTGTTCAAAAAGGTGTTACGAAAATATTAAACTCCATCTATGAAATTGACTTCCTGGACTGTTCGTTCGGATTTCGCCCAAATCGTAGTTGCCACGATGCTTTGAAAATACTGAACTTCTATATTGAAAAGAGGTCAGTAAACTATGTAGTTGATGTAGACATAAAAGGCTTCTTTGACAACGTTGACCACAAATGGATGATGGAATTCTTAAAACTGCGAATCGCTGACCCAAACTTACTAAGAATAATAGGTAGGTTTCTTAAAGGTGGATACATGGAAGAAGGAAAGAAATACAAAACAGATAATGGTACACCGCAAGGTGGTGTAATATCTCCTGTATTAGCTAATGTGTATCTTCATTATGTACTCGACTTATGGTTTGAGAAAAGTGTTAAGAAACAGTGCGAGGGACAAGCATACCTAGTAAGGTATGCAGATGATTATGTGTGCTGTTTTCAATTTAAGAATGAGGCTCAGGAATTCTTTCAATCTCTAAAATTAAGACTCAAGAAGTTTAATCTGGAAATAGCCGAAGATAAAACCAAAATTATTCCTTTCGGGCGGCTTGCGGAGAAACTTGGAAAGCATCAGGGAAATGGAAAACCAGAAACCTTCGATTTTCTAGGTTTTACGCACTATTGCGGGAAAAGTAAACAAGGAAAGTTTCGAGTGAAACGGAAATCAAGTAGGAAGAAAGTACAAAGTAAAGTAAAAGAGTCTAAAGAATGGTTGAAGAAGAATAGAAATAATAATATTCATATAATCATGGACAGATTCAAACGCTCGCTTATAGGCTACTTCAACTACTATTGCATCACTGATAATATTCCAAATGTTAACATTTTCAAAGTTAAAATCGAGAACTTAGTATTTAAATGGCTCAATAGAAGAAGTCAAAGGAAATCCTTTAAATGGGAGAAATTCAGACTATTTCTTGATAAATTTCCACTACCCTCTCCGAGGATTAAGGTGAATATTTATGATTTAAGAAAAGAAATTAGCTACATTATGTAA
- a CDS encoding HD domain-containing protein, whose amino-acid sequence MDIKMNYEDLVHGKIIIEDPEILALIETSVLKRLRYIKQQGNTFFIHSNATHTRLEHSLGVHNLASIFISKFHNEFTDYEKKILLISALLHDIGHGPFSHCFEGISNQSHHEWTIKLIKESDEIKNILDRIPGLFEDVIEILSCTGKFKLIEQILFGALGLDQLDFWNRDLIHSDLKLNKMDLDSLFNHMKIWKHEVVINENGINHIEQMTLIKNSLFHSGFGNPVVIGKDILLKVILSELKNRNYIRSKLIQEVLLNSIENTSIESYLALTDEVLLKEAKDFENVDEYIQELIKLYLSEKQSLLYSLNKAELSNDEESIISYIQHNKGYYAYESNVLVETSTNVIDAKDISDYLLESSLLPIVEYYFMLPTPVKLFN is encoded by the coding sequence TTGGATATTAAAATGAACTATGAAGATTTAGTACATGGAAAAATAATTATTGAAGATCCAGAAATTCTAGCTTTAATCGAAACAAGTGTATTAAAGAGATTACGATATATCAAACAACAGGGAAATACTTTTTTTATTCATTCTAATGCAACTCATACTAGGCTTGAACATAGTCTAGGCGTACATAACCTGGCTTCTATATTTATTAGTAAATTTCATAATGAATTTACAGATTATGAAAAAAAAATACTTTTAATATCTGCACTACTACATGATATCGGTCACGGACCATTTTCTCATTGCTTTGAGGGAATATCAAACCAATCTCATCACGAATGGACAATCAAACTGATTAAGGAATCTGACGAAATTAAAAACATTTTAGATAGAATACCTGGTTTGTTTGAGGATGTTATTGAAATTTTAAGCTGTACAGGAAAATTTAAGTTAATTGAACAAATTCTATTTGGAGCATTAGGATTAGATCAATTAGATTTTTGGAATAGAGACCTAATTCATTCAGATTTAAAGTTAAACAAAATGGATCTGGATTCTCTTTTTAATCATATGAAAATTTGGAAGCATGAAGTGGTAATCAACGAAAATGGAATTAATCATATCGAACAGATGACTTTAATTAAAAATTCTCTTTTTCACTCAGGATTTGGAAATCCCGTTGTCATTGGAAAGGACATATTATTAAAGGTGATTTTATCAGAATTAAAGAACCGAAATTATATTCGTTCTAAATTAATTCAAGAAGTTTTATTAAATTCAATTGAAAATACATCTATTGAGTCTTATTTGGCTCTAACTGATGAAGTTTTACTAAAGGAAGCTAAAGATTTTGAAAACGTAGATGAATATATACAAGAACTTATTAAATTGTATCTTAGTGAAAAACAAAGTTTACTGTATTCTTTAAATAAAGCCGAATTGTCAAATGATGAAGAATCAATCATTTCATATATTCAACACAATAAAGGATACTACGCATATGAATCAAACGTATTAGTAGAAACAAGTACTAATGTAATAGACGCAAAAGATATTTCTGATTATTTACTAGAATCATCACTTTTACCTATAGTAGAGTATTACTTTATGCTTCCCACACCTGTGAAGTTATTCAACTAA
- a CDS encoding sigma-70 family RNA polymerase sigma factor — MKSNDKNFIQRLQRQKEDALEYIVDQYLPLIKGVAYQVLAPLKNDGIIEECINDIFLSIWSHSKKFDGNSSDFKKWICAIAKFKSIDYYRRISKEKEFPSNYMDLNAEESVEDELIELEDKSELIKLINQLDPLDRDIFIMKFFLGLKTEHISIKLGLTKASIDNRIYRGKKKLSKKATNLNLGGSIV, encoded by the coding sequence ATGAAGTCTAATGATAAAAATTTTATTCAGCGATTACAGCGACAAAAAGAAGATGCATTAGAATATATAGTTGATCAATACTTGCCATTAATAAAGGGAGTGGCTTATCAAGTCCTCGCTCCCCTTAAAAATGATGGAATTATAGAAGAATGTATAAATGATATTTTTCTTTCAATATGGAGCCATTCGAAAAAGTTCGATGGAAATTCAAGTGATTTCAAGAAATGGATTTGTGCGATTGCGAAGTTTAAGTCGATTGATTATTACAGAAGAATTAGTAAAGAAAAAGAGTTCCCTTCAAATTATATGGATTTGAATGCTGAAGAATCAGTTGAAGATGAATTAATTGAATTGGAAGACAAATCTGAGCTAATTAAATTAATCAATCAATTAGATCCACTTGATCGAGATATTTTTATAATGAAGTTCTTTCTGGGATTAAAAACGGAGCATATCTCTATAAAACTCGGTTTGACTAAAGCTTCCATTGATAATCGGATTTATAGGGGAAAAAAGAAACTTTCTAAAAAAGCTACGAATCTTAATCTAGGAGGTAGTATAGTATGA
- a CDS encoding MFS transporter, translated as MTSSVWKNRNFMWLFTGRTISQLGTSITTFSIPWLLLELTNSAAQTGLAFAVGFIPYLLFSLPAGVWADQYNRKTLMIIADSCRMLLLLSIPLIHVFSGDIPILLLYFVQAGTSVFSAIFDASYGACLPNIINRAELQEGNSALQMGFSLSRIGGPIIAGLLISILGAANTISLDVISYVISILTIFFIRASFSASVNKNDESKNETKLHKKVREGLEYVWKIKLLRTLALFSMLVNLVGPGIDIALLFRIKNELHLASNWAGIIMAGLSCGMVVGAITIGRIKKRFSMGFLLAISTIGQVFPPFLLIVSKEPIVILFTQFIVGFLLIAWNIQTVTLRQIIVPDYLLGRCTSLFRMIAWITIPLGTTIAGVLSEFFGASFYFLIAGCVLGVVCLIFISSKLYSLDEEDIEANTLRTAPTNI; from the coding sequence ATGACTTCATCTGTTTGGAAAAATAGAAATTTTATGTGGTTATTTACAGGCAGAACAATATCACAATTGGGTACATCAATCACAACATTTTCTATACCTTGGTTGTTATTAGAACTAACAAATTCCGCAGCACAAACTGGTCTAGCTTTTGCTGTTGGGTTCATCCCATATCTATTATTCTCATTACCAGCAGGTGTTTGGGCTGATCAATACAATCGTAAGACGTTGATGATTATAGCTGATAGTTGCCGTATGCTTTTACTACTTTCTATTCCATTAATACATGTATTCAGTGGAGATATCCCCATATTATTATTGTATTTTGTACAAGCAGGTACAAGTGTATTCTCGGCAATATTTGATGCTTCCTACGGGGCATGCTTACCAAACATCATTAATCGGGCAGAACTACAAGAAGGAAACAGTGCATTGCAGATGGGGTTTTCCCTAAGTAGAATTGGAGGACCTATAATTGCTGGTTTACTGATATCAATATTAGGTGCAGCGAATACGATATCTCTTGATGTTATCTCTTATGTAATATCGATATTAACGATCTTTTTTATTCGTGCCTCTTTTTCAGCTTCAGTAAATAAAAACGATGAATCTAAAAATGAAACTAAATTACATAAAAAAGTTCGAGAAGGTTTAGAGTATGTATGGAAAATTAAATTATTACGAACATTAGCATTATTTTCAATGCTAGTAAATTTGGTTGGTCCTGGAATAGACATTGCTTTACTATTCCGTATTAAAAATGAATTACATCTAGCTTCAAATTGGGCTGGAATAATTATGGCTGGTTTAAGCTGTGGGATGGTCGTTGGTGCGATTACTATTGGGAGAATAAAAAAACGTTTCAGTATGGGATTTTTACTTGCTATTTCAACAATCGGACAGGTTTTTCCACCATTTTTATTAATAGTTTCTAAGGAGCCTATCGTAATTTTATTTACTCAATTTATTGTTGGATTTTTACTAATAGCATGGAATATTCAAACAGTGACTCTAAGACAGATAATTGTTCCCGATTATCTTTTAGGTAGGTGTACCAGTCTATTCAGAATGATTGCTTGGATAACTATTCCGTTGGGTACAACTATTGCAGGTGTTTTATCAGAATTTTTTGGAGCATCTTTTTACTTTTTAATTGCAGGATGTGTACTTGGAGTGGTGTGCCTAATTTTCATAAGCTCTAAGTTATATAGTTTAGATGAAGAGGATATTGAGGCAAATACCTTACGAACTGCACCAACTAATATTTGA
- a CDS encoding winged helix-turn-helix transcriptional regulator — MPILNLSLEKQSYSVKVCTSLLFECALGIAAVTYNEIRDTLERTTFEWDEIILRLQPEAKHELDYCAKHNTWQALLRLIHGSNSTHIDEFLDFLSTITVEEFRFQVLPPLDGIQEKDLRLKAASGDRDAVTKLIEAAANHNFFSTYVPFFLNEDVEKLKKHLIFLMKSWYEAAITPRKSEWENILQRELISKQDMQSRLSFEAFIEWAIGATFVPEPGERNVLLVPHISYRPWTIQANLSDTKVYYYPVSDESLFGMNDPFRPSASLVLLYRALGDENRLRILKILHEKDRTLQELTEILDLAKSTIHHHLALLRSARLVISNGTTYVLKPTTLQHAYKQLEAYFECNV; from the coding sequence ATGCCGATTTTGAATTTGAGTCTAGAAAAACAATCATATTCTGTAAAAGTTTGTACGTCATTACTATTTGAATGTGCTTTGGGAATAGCTGCTGTTACGTACAATGAAATTAGAGACACACTTGAGCGAACAACATTTGAATGGGATGAAATAATTTTGAGATTACAGCCAGAAGCAAAACATGAATTAGATTATTGTGCGAAGCATAATACTTGGCAAGCATTGCTACGCCTTATTCATGGAAGTAATAGTACGCATATAGACGAATTTCTGGACTTTTTAAGCACAATAACAGTAGAGGAATTCCGTTTTCAAGTTTTACCGCCTCTTGATGGGATACAAGAAAAAGATTTACGGCTTAAAGCTGCAAGTGGTGACAGGGATGCAGTAACCAAACTTATAGAGGCAGCAGCAAACCATAATTTCTTCTCAACCTATGTTCCTTTTTTCTTAAATGAAGATGTAGAGAAGCTCAAAAAACATTTGATTTTTTTAATGAAAAGTTGGTACGAAGCTGCGATTACGCCTAGAAAATCAGAGTGGGAAAACATTTTGCAACGTGAGTTAATTTCTAAGCAGGACATGCAAAGTCGCTTGTCTTTTGAAGCATTTATAGAGTGGGCAATCGGTGCAACATTTGTACCAGAACCAGGTGAAAGAAACGTACTACTGGTACCTCATATTTCTTATAGACCATGGACTATTCAAGCTAATTTATCTGATACGAAAGTATATTACTATCCTGTAAGTGATGAAAGTTTGTTTGGCATGAATGATCCATTTCGCCCTTCGGCTTCTCTTGTTCTACTTTATCGTGCATTAGGTGACGAAAATCGTCTACGTATTTTAAAGATTTTACATGAAAAAGATCGTACTTTACAGGAGTTAACGGAGATCCTTGATCTTGCTAAATCAACCATTCATCACCATCTTGCTCTATTGCGTTCTGCTAGGTTAGTTATTTCAAATGGTACAACTTATGTATTGAAGCCTACTACACTACAACATGCATACAAACAATTGGAAGCTTATTTTGAATGCAATGTCTAA
- a CDS encoding DUF2975 domain-containing protein — MDKKSLSYMNGYLKLAKVLYYFTKGAFIIAFLTTVVVAILNTSIFFRDTPVKNVLKNAGIDITNHSPFTNKLIGFFLDSDILIACLLATLIIKLINQIISTVMKKKPFAYENAVSIKKMGWVLIAQSLFNYTYSIFQELVLLKHSFNLSLLTPETPLILFGICLLILSGVFRYGCFLQEEYDSML, encoded by the coding sequence ATGGATAAGAAAAGTTTATCTTATATGAACGGATATTTAAAATTAGCTAAAGTACTGTATTATTTTACTAAAGGAGCATTTATTATTGCATTTCTTACGACTGTTGTAGTTGCAATACTGAATACTTCAATTTTTTTTAGAGACACCCCTGTGAAAAATGTATTAAAAAATGCTGGTATTGATATCACTAATCACTCTCCATTTACTAATAAATTAATTGGTTTCTTTTTAGATAGTGATATATTAATTGCCTGTCTACTAGCAACTCTGATAATCAAATTGATTAATCAAATTATAAGTACTGTAATGAAAAAAAAACCTTTCGCTTATGAGAATGCAGTAAGTATTAAGAAAATGGGATGGGTCTTAATTGCCCAGTCGCTATTCAATTACACTTATAGTATTTTTCAGGAACTTGTTCTACTAAAGCATTCGTTTAATCTATCTTTATTAACACCAGAAACACCTCTGATTTTATTTGGCATTTGTCTCTTAATCCTTTCAGGAGTTTTTCGTTACGGATGCTTTTTGCAAGAAGAATATGATTCAATGTTGTAA
- a CDS encoding helix-turn-helix transcriptional regulator — MSIIIRLDRVLADRKMQLNELADTIDISIVNLSNIKTGKIKAIRFSTLEAICKVLKCQPGDILEYIDDI, encoded by the coding sequence ATGAGTATTATTATACGGTTAGATCGTGTGCTAGCTGATCGTAAAATGCAACTTAATGAGTTAGCTGATACGATTGATATTAGTATTGTAAATCTGTCGAACATAAAAACAGGAAAGATCAAAGCAATTCGTTTTTCTACTTTAGAAGCTATATGCAAAGTTCTAAAGTGTCAACCAGGAGATATTTTAGAATACATAGATGATATATAA